The Variovorax sp. S12S4 genome includes the window CGGAATGAGGCTGAACTCCTGGAAGATGATGCCCACGCCCGCCGCGATCGCGTCGCCGTAGCCCGCGAACTGCCGCTCGCGGCCGTCGATGAAGATGCGGCCCTCATCGGCCTGGTAGATGCCGCCGAGGATCTTCATCAGCGTCGACTTGCCCGCACCGTTCTCGCCGAGCAGCGCGTGCACCTCGCCCTTGCGGATCGACAGGTCGATGCCCGAGAGCGCCTTCACGCCCGGAAAGCGCTTGGACACGCCTTCCAGCCGGAGCATCTCGAGGCCTTCTTCTGCGGGGGAGCTCATGGCCGGCGCGGGTTACCAGCTGAAGGTCTTCGCGCCCTCGGCGTCGATCAGCTTCACGTCCACCGGCACCGCGGCCGGCACGTTGGCGCCCCACTTCTTGGCCAGCGCAATGCCGATGGCCAGGCGGATCTGGTCGCGCGGGTATTGCGCGGTGGTGGCAATGAATTTCGAGTTGGGCTTCTGCATGGCCTTGATGGCTTCGGGTGCGCCGTCCACGCTCGCGAGCTTCACGTCCTTGCCGCTGGCCTCGATGGCGGCGAGCGCGCCCATCGAGCCACCGTCGTTCACGCTGAAGATGCCCTTCAGGTCCTTGTTGGCCTGCAGGATGTTCTCGGTCACGGTGAGCGCGGTGGCGCGCTCCTGCTTGCCGTTCTGCGTGCTCACCACCTTGATGCCGGGGTACTTGGCCAGCGCTTCGCGGCAGCCCTTCACGCGCTCCAGGATCGGCACGACCGGAATGCCGTCGAGAATGGCCACGTCGCCTTTCTCTCCGATGTTCTTCGCCAGGTATTCGCAGGCCAGGCGGCCCGCATCGAGGTTCTTCGAGCCCACGAACGAATCGACCGGCCCCTGCGCATTGGCATCGACCGCCACCACGATCACGCCTGCCTTCTTGGCCGAGCGCACCGCCGACTGCACGCCGGTGGAGTCGGTCGGGTTCAGCAGCAGGATGTCGATCTTCTTCTGGATCATGTCTTCCACGTCGCCGATCTGCTTGGACACGTCATGCCGCGCGTCGGTGGTGACCACGGTTGCGCCGATGCTGGCCGCGGCTTCCTCGAGCGCCTGCTTCATCGTCACGAAGTAGGGGTTGTTCAGCTCCTGGAAAGTCATGCCGATGCGCAGCGGCTGCTTGGGGGCTTGCGCCTGCGCGGCGGAGGCGCCGCAGACCAGCGCGGCAAGGACGGCGGTGGCTTTGAAAAGATTCTTCATGGTGCTGTGTCTCCTGGTTTGTGATGGCTGTCGAAAAACTCGGGCAAAGGCCCCCCCCCGCGGCGCTCGAGGCGCCGCGCCGATGAGGACACGGGAACGGGGAGGAAAGCCGGCTACGGCGGATTTGCCGCACGCGAGGCCGCGGCCTGCATGCGATGGAAACTGCGGAACTTGGTCGGCGGCATGCGCTTGTGCAGCAGGAACTGGCGGTTGAAGTTCGACACGTTGTTGAAGCCCACGTCCATGCAGACGTCGAGCACCGGTTTTTCGCTGCTGGTGAGCAGCTCGCAGGCGCGGCTGATGCGCAGGCGGTTCACATAGCGCACGAACGACTGGCCCGTGTGCTTGCGGAAAGAGCGCGAGAAGGCGCTCGGGCTCTGGCCCACCAGCTCGGCCAGCATCGGCTCGCGCAGGTCGTCGCCCAGGTTGGCCGCGATGTGCGCCAGCACGTTGTTGATGGCGTGCGACATGAAGGCCTTGGGATCGGGCTTGAACGCCGGGCTCGCGAGCCGCTGGCGATCATTGCTGCCCTCCAGCAATTCGAGCAGCGACAGCAGCAGGATCACCCGCCGCAGTCCGCGTGCTTCGAGCAGCGCTTCCATGATCGGCTTGGCCGTGATGGCTGTTTCCGCCGAGAAGAGAAGGCCCGAGCCGGCCTCGGCCAGCAGCGGGCCGATGCGGGCGAACTCCGGAAAGGTGCCCGCCATTCGGTCGACCAGCCCGGCCGGAAACTGGATCACGATACCGCGCCGCTCGACATTCTGGCCCGCGGGCACGTCGCTGATCCAGTTGTGCGGCAGGTCGGGGCCCATCAGCACCAGGTTGCCCGGCTCGAAGTGGCCGACGTGGTCGCCCACGAAGTACACGCCGCGCGTTTCCACGATCAGCTGGATTTCGTACTCGGGATGGAAATGCCAGCGCACCGTGCGATACGGATAGCCGTGGGCCCAGGCGGTGAACGATTCATCTCCGCGGACTTCGACGATTTCCAGATCGGGTTGCATGGCGTTTTCTCGTCTCCTTGTTGTGGCTTGCAGCGTATGGCAGTGGGCGGACTGTACGAATCGCCCCGGACGTCCACAACCAGAGATAGAAGCCGAGATTGATACTTTTTTGACTTTCAAGCGAGCCGCAACGAGAAGGCATTGCGGTGCAGCAAGCCCCTTTCTCCTCGGGGAGAGCGCTTCTTGCGGTGCGATTGCTGCACTGCGGAAAACACGGGAGAGGCCGTGTCAAGAATTCATAGGTGTTTTCCCGCCCCACGAGCGCTGCCCGGCGCCACGGCACACTCGGGCGTCATGACCAACACCTCTTCTTCGCCCGCCGGGCCAACAGCCGCCGGCCCCTTGGCCGGCCTCAAGGTCGTCGAGCTCGGGCAGCTCATCGCCGGGCCTTTCGCGGCACGCACGCTGGCCGATTTCGGCGCCGAGGTCATCAAGATCGAGCCGCCCGGGGCGGGCGATCCGCTGCGCACGTGGCGGCTGCTGAAAGACGGCACCTCGGTCTGGTGGCAGGTGCAGTCGCGCAACAAGCGCTCGCTGGCGCTCGACTTGCGCCAGGCCGAGGCACAGGCCATCGTGCGGCAGCTGGCCGCCGAGGCCGACGTGCTGATCGAGAACTTCCGCCCCGGCGCAATGGAAGGCTGGGGCCTGGGGCCCGACGAGCTCCTGGCCGCGAACCCTGCGCTCGTGATGCTGCGCATCAGCGGCTACGGCCAGACCGGCCCCTACCGCGACCGCCCGGGCTTCGGCGTGGTGGCCGAGGCCATGGGCGGGCTGCGCCACCTCACGGGCGAACCGGGGCGCGTGCCGGTGCGGGTGGGCGTTTCCATCGGCGACACGCTGGCTTCATTGCACGGCGTGATCGGCGTGCTCATGGCCATGCAGCACCGCCACGCCACGGTGAGCGCCGAATATCCCAAAGGCAGGGGGCAAGTGGTGGACGTGGCGCTCTACGAGGCCGTCTTCAACTGCATGGAAAGCCTGCTGCCCGAATACAGCGCGTTCGGTGCGGTGCGCGAGGCGGCCGGCAGCGCGTTGCCCGGCATTGCACCCACCAACGCCTACCGCTGCGCCGACGGCGGCTATGCCATCGTGGCGGGCAACGGCGACAGCATCTTCCGCCGGCTGATGGAATGCATCGGCCGGCCGGACCTCGCCGCCGATCCGGCGCTGGCCGGCAACACCGGCAGGGTGACGCAGGTGGAAATGCTCGATGCCGCCATTGGCGATTGGGCCGCGCAGCG containing:
- a CDS encoding ABC transporter substrate-binding protein, with product MKNLFKATAVLAALVCGASAAQAQAPKQPLRIGMTFQELNNPYFVTMKQALEEAAASIGATVVTTDARHDVSKQIGDVEDMIQKKIDILLLNPTDSTGVQSAVRSAKKAGVIVVAVDANAQGPVDSFVGSKNLDAGRLACEYLAKNIGEKGDVAILDGIPVVPILERVKGCREALAKYPGIKVVSTQNGKQERATALTVTENILQANKDLKGIFSVNDGGSMGALAAIEASGKDVKLASVDGAPEAIKAMQKPNSKFIATTAQYPRDQIRLAIGIALAKKWGANVPAAVPVDVKLIDAEGAKTFSW
- a CDS encoding AraC family transcriptional regulator translates to MQPDLEIVEVRGDESFTAWAHGYPYRTVRWHFHPEYEIQLIVETRGVYFVGDHVGHFEPGNLVLMGPDLPHNWISDVPAGQNVERRGIVIQFPAGLVDRMAGTFPEFARIGPLLAEAGSGLLFSAETAITAKPIMEALLEARGLRRVILLLSLLELLEGSNDRQRLASPAFKPDPKAFMSHAINNVLAHIAANLGDDLREPMLAELVGQSPSAFSRSFRKHTGQSFVRYVNRLRISRACELLTSSEKPVLDVCMDVGFNNVSNFNRQFLLHKRMPPTKFRSFHRMQAAASRAANPP
- a CDS encoding CaiB/BaiF CoA transferase family protein, which translates into the protein MTNTSSSPAGPTAAGPLAGLKVVELGQLIAGPFAARTLADFGAEVIKIEPPGAGDPLRTWRLLKDGTSVWWQVQSRNKRSLALDLRQAEAQAIVRQLAAEADVLIENFRPGAMEGWGLGPDELLAANPALVMLRISGYGQTGPYRDRPGFGVVAEAMGGLRHLTGEPGRVPVRVGVSIGDTLASLHGVIGVLMAMQHRHATVSAEYPKGRGQVVDVALYEAVFNCMESLLPEYSAFGAVREAAGSALPGIAPTNAYRCADGGYAIVAGNGDSIFRRLMECIGRPDLAADPALAGNTGRVTQVEMLDAAIGDWAAQRTVDEVLAALDAAHVPAGRIYTIADIAADPHYAARGMLQQVRMADGSTLAVPGFVPKLSLTPAGHRHNAPALGADTDAVLKEIGLSAEQIAALHERGIVGSPS